One part of the Verrucomicrobiota bacterium genome encodes these proteins:
- a CDS encoding Hpt domain-containing protein, with translation MTIPLSSEPLIDFDYLKSLVGSDEIKGNELLVDIGGTFQEEIVKMRDAILDAIQRKDAETLQKQTHKLSGGASSVGLRRLAGYAKNVENTIRAGESIDFEEVKGVIEPLIEDTCAAFSELMG, from the coding sequence ATGACTATTCCCCTTTCCTCAGAACCCTTGATTGATTTTGATTATTTAAAATCCTTGGTGGGAAGTGATGAGATCAAAGGTAATGAGTTATTGGTGGATATCGGAGGAACTTTCCAAGAAGAAATCGTCAAAATGAGGGATGCCATCCTCGATGCGATTCAAAGGAAAGATGCTGAAACTCTCCAGAAACAGACCCATAAACTCTCCGGGGGAGCATCCAGTGTCGGACTCAGGAGATTGGCTGGATATGCCAAAAATGTAGAGAATACAATCCGGGCCGGTGAGAGTATTGATTTTGAAGAAGTCAAAGGAGTGATCGAACCTCTCATCGAGGACACTTGTGCCGCTTTTAGTGAGTTAATGGGGTAG
- a CDS encoding peptide chain release factor 3, which yields MKPRRTFAIISHPDAGKTTLTEKLLLYGGAIHLAGSVTSKKQDHGTQSDWMELEKKRGISVSSTVLNFEYGGCAVNLLDTPGHHDFSEDTYRVLTAVDFAVVVIDAAKGIEPQTRKLFDVCRYRKIPLFTFVNKMDRPSKPPLELMDELEKVFEIPCFPVNWPIGSGPEFKGVFNRLTKQASLYERTAHGSSKAREQKLSVDEVNSLFETTHETSLKEFQEELEILDMAGTPFEPSMILAEKLNPVLFGSAVNNFGIDSLLETLVEYGPGARGRQSDDGEITADNPDFSGFIFKIQANLDARHRGRTAFVRVVSGVFRRNVDVILSRDKSRFSITSAHRIFGRDKELIEEAYPGDIIGIVGQDGFLIGDTIAQTENVSFSEIPKFAPECLAFLSNPVPSNSKKFNKGVLQLLSEGVAHQMKWNDAHSQRMLIGAVGPLQFDVLKYRLETEYTADCRIEPGQWVFGRYCISTNGKPESDLLLPSGSILVHDTSGDAIVLLPDQWTLKYLTEKNPDFTFPTILRPDSKLQAQVAL from the coding sequence TTGAAGCCACGCCGTACATTTGCCATCATCTCCCACCCCGACGCGGGTAAGACGACACTGACCGAAAAGCTCCTCCTCTACGGCGGAGCCATCCACCTCGCAGGCTCTGTCACGTCCAAAAAACAGGATCATGGCACTCAATCCGACTGGATGGAGCTAGAGAAAAAACGTGGAATCTCCGTAAGCTCAACAGTCCTGAATTTTGAATACGGCGGTTGTGCGGTTAACCTCTTGGACACCCCAGGCCACCATGATTTCTCCGAGGATACTTACCGTGTGCTGACCGCTGTTGATTTTGCTGTGGTCGTCATCGATGCCGCCAAAGGCATCGAACCACAAACCCGTAAGCTTTTCGACGTCTGCCGTTACCGCAAAATACCACTCTTTACCTTCGTGAATAAAATGGATCGCCCATCCAAGCCTCCACTAGAGCTGATGGATGAACTGGAAAAAGTCTTTGAAATTCCCTGTTTCCCGGTGAATTGGCCAATCGGCTCAGGTCCAGAATTCAAAGGTGTCTTTAATCGCCTCACCAAACAAGCATCCCTTTACGAACGTACCGCCCACGGTTCCAGCAAAGCACGGGAACAAAAGCTCTCCGTCGATGAAGTTAATTCCCTGTTTGAAACGACCCATGAGACCTCATTAAAGGAATTCCAAGAGGAACTCGAAATCCTCGACATGGCGGGCACTCCCTTTGAACCGTCCATGATTCTGGCGGAGAAGCTTAATCCGGTTCTCTTCGGCAGTGCGGTGAATAACTTTGGCATCGACTCCCTCCTGGAAACCTTGGTCGAATATGGCCCTGGGGCGCGGGGGCGCCAGAGTGATGACGGAGAAATCACAGCCGATAACCCCGATTTCTCCGGTTTCATCTTCAAGATCCAAGCCAATCTCGATGCCCGTCACCGAGGCCGGACAGCTTTTGTCCGTGTCGTCTCCGGTGTATTCCGCCGGAATGTGGATGTCATCCTCAGCCGCGATAAAAGCCGGTTCTCCATTACTAGTGCCCACCGTATTTTCGGGCGGGACAAGGAATTGATCGAAGAAGCCTACCCCGGTGACATTATCGGAATCGTCGGGCAGGATGGCTTCCTGATCGGAGACACCATTGCTCAAACCGAAAATGTCTCATTCAGCGAAATCCCGAAATTCGCTCCGGAATGCCTCGCTTTCTTGAGTAACCCCGTGCCAAGTAATTCCAAAAAATTCAATAAGGGAGTCCTCCAGCTTCTCAGCGAAGGCGTCGCTCACCAGATGAAATGGAACGACGCCCATAGCCAACGCATGTTGATCGGCGCCGTCGGCCCGCTGCAATTTGACGTTCTCAAATACCGCTTAGAAACTGAATACACCGCTGATTGCCGCATCGAGCCCGGCCAATGGGTATTTGGTCGTTATTGTATTTCGACCAATGGCAAACCGGAAAGCGATTTGCTCCTGCCCAGTGGCAGCATCCTCGTCCATGATACCTCAGGAGATGCCATAGTCCTGCTCCCCGACCAATGGACACTGAAATATCTCACCGAAAAAAACCCTGATTTCACATTCCCCACCATCCTCCGTCCGGACAGCAAGCTCCAAGCGCAAGTTGCTCTGTGA
- a CDS encoding transcriptional regulator, whose protein sequence is MINLDKLDKVIHEKGRLAIMSLLAARPTWSFQDLKTELNFSDGNLLSHLRTLQSSGYIASTKEMHDRPQTNYSLTPLGGETFEDYLGTIEELLKLNKH, encoded by the coding sequence ATGATCAACCTAGATAAACTCGATAAAGTGATCCACGAAAAAGGGCGTTTAGCCATCATGAGCCTTTTAGCGGCACGTCCGACTTGGTCATTCCAGGATTTGAAAACAGAGCTGAATTTCAGCGACGGAAATCTGCTTTCACATTTAAGGACACTCCAGAGCTCCGGATATATCGCCTCCACCAAAGAGATGCATGACCGGCCCCAGACAAATTATTCCCTTACACCGTTAGGGGGGGAAACTTTCGAAGATTATCTAGGGACGATCGAGGAATTACTTAAATTAAATAAACACTAA
- a CDS encoding MATE family efflux transporter: MTPIKNNSFWPETGKTLKLAFPIMAGQVSQMLMGITDTIMIGKIGTIPLAAAAFVNMLIHFPFVLGIGLMAAIAVQVSHAFGAKQPAECGESLKHGLLISVTSGLLMALLLTGGHGYYHLLGQPEEVIQTARPYLNWISWSLPFALVIMCLRNFSEGQSLPWQPFWIILSGVILNAVLNWIFIFGKFGVPAMGIEGAGIATFIARVITVIGLFEYMITTKRFKEALPLDWWRGLEWKRVKSLMGLGTPIGLQILLEAGAFGIATIMLGWISTQALAAHQIALTCAATAFMFPLGLSMAVTIRVGQCAGSGQAHKAKTVWSGALILGIFIMTTTALVFLIFGKQIASLFAGEQSVVALTTRLLIIAGIFQIFDGGQVISTGALRGLKDVRIPTGIAFIAYWVVALPLGYFLAFPMGMSSQGVWAGLAAGLAIAAVTLSLRFYLMETHLIRRMKHQDKVNLKKLVLD; this comes from the coding sequence ATGACACCCATAAAAAATAACAGCTTTTGGCCAGAGACCGGAAAGACTCTGAAGCTGGCCTTTCCCATCATGGCCGGGCAAGTCAGCCAAATGCTGATGGGCATTACTGACACCATCATGATCGGCAAAATAGGCACTATCCCATTGGCTGCGGCGGCTTTTGTGAATATGCTCATCCATTTCCCTTTTGTATTAGGAATCGGCCTGATGGCAGCGATTGCCGTTCAGGTTTCCCACGCATTTGGAGCTAAACAACCGGCTGAATGCGGTGAATCGCTCAAACACGGACTTTTGATATCCGTAACCAGTGGGTTATTGATGGCCCTACTTTTGACCGGGGGACACGGCTATTATCACCTATTGGGGCAACCTGAGGAAGTCATCCAGACAGCCAGGCCTTACCTGAATTGGATTAGCTGGTCCTTGCCATTTGCTTTGGTCATCATGTGTCTGAGGAATTTTTCGGAAGGCCAATCCCTGCCTTGGCAACCCTTCTGGATAATCCTTTCAGGGGTCATCCTTAATGCCGTGCTCAACTGGATATTCATCTTTGGAAAATTCGGCGTACCGGCCATGGGAATTGAAGGAGCCGGAATTGCGACATTCATCGCCCGGGTGATTACGGTCATCGGGTTATTTGAATATATGATCACGACCAAACGTTTCAAGGAAGCCCTGCCCCTGGATTGGTGGCGGGGCTTAGAGTGGAAACGGGTTAAAAGCTTGATGGGGCTGGGCACTCCGATCGGACTCCAAATCCTTTTGGAAGCGGGGGCTTTCGGGATCGCGACGATCATGCTCGGGTGGATCAGCACCCAAGCACTGGCCGCGCATCAGATCGCCCTGACTTGCGCAGCCACGGCATTCATGTTCCCCCTCGGCCTGTCGATGGCCGTCACGATCCGAGTGGGACAATGTGCGGGAAGCGGGCAAGCCCACAAAGCGAAAACAGTCTGGTCAGGAGCCCTGATCCTCGGGATCTTTATCATGACCACCACGGCTTTAGTCTTCCTCATTTTCGGGAAACAAATCGCCTCCCTTTTTGCGGGGGAACAATCAGTCGTGGCCTTGACCACCCGCCTTTTAATTATCGCGGGAATATTCCAGATATTTGACGGGGGACAAGTCATCAGCACGGGAGCCTTGCGCGGTTTGAAGGATGTAAGGATACCGACAGGCATCGCCTTTATCGCCTATTGGGTGGTGGCCCTGCCCCTGGGTTATTTTCTGGCATTTCCCATGGGGATGTCATCGCAGGGTGTCTGGGCCGGACTGGCTGCGGGGCTAGCCATCGCAGCGGTCACCCTTTCTTTGCGATTCTACCTGATGGAAACCCACTTGATCCGCCGCATGAAACATCAAGACAAAGTAAATTTAAAAAAGTTAGTCCTCGATTAA
- a CDS encoding AI-2E family transporter, translating into MSKSPDDQWFSPFQKTIITWAICFLSLAVIAASTAALVYYLGNFLSKFSNLLGPLALAGITALILKPYVEMIEKRLKIGSALAVVIIYSATFIILTLAAWLFLPELVTQSIEFSKKVPNIIDRAVESLSAMKNKSKFDLDSDIHSVVETVKSNAQSLAYSVFNNMSSAGTKILSFFGFLAGFAVVPVYIFYFLKSKEDPMEKLREFLPFFKDDKKEDVIFLVKEFVAINVSFFRGQIVIGMITGVLYATGFTMSGLAAGLFIGVLLGFLNIIPYLGSIIGILIIVPTGLFQEGGGWMLLLKCGATVMITQMLVDWYFTPKIMGKQTGLHPVVIIISIFFWGTALHGILGMLLAIPLTAFLVTVWRLLQRKYIKPII; encoded by the coding sequence ATGAGCAAGTCCCCCGACGATCAGTGGTTTAGTCCCTTCCAGAAAACAATCATCACCTGGGCTATCTGCTTTCTTTCTCTCGCAGTAATCGCCGCTTCGACAGCGGCCTTGGTTTATTACCTGGGGAATTTCCTATCAAAATTCTCCAACCTTTTAGGTCCTCTGGCCTTGGCCGGAATCACCGCCCTGATCCTAAAGCCATACGTGGAAATGATCGAAAAACGCTTAAAAATCGGTTCCGCCCTCGCGGTTGTGATTATTTATTCTGCGACCTTTATTATCCTGACTCTCGCCGCCTGGCTTTTCTTGCCGGAGTTAGTCACCCAATCTATTGAATTTTCCAAAAAGGTCCCGAATATCATCGACCGGGCGGTCGAGTCATTATCCGCCATGAAAAACAAAAGCAAATTTGACCTCGATAGCGATATCCACTCTGTCGTTGAAACAGTGAAATCAAACGCGCAATCCCTCGCTTACTCAGTCTTTAATAACATGTCATCGGCTGGAACCAAAATCCTTTCATTTTTCGGGTTCCTAGCGGGTTTTGCCGTTGTCCCTGTTTACATTTTTTACTTCCTAAAGTCCAAAGAAGATCCGATGGAGAAACTCCGCGAGTTCCTCCCCTTCTTTAAGGATGACAAGAAGGAGGATGTCATCTTTTTAGTAAAGGAATTCGTCGCGATCAATGTTTCCTTTTTCCGTGGTCAGATTGTCATCGGGATGATTACGGGTGTCCTGTACGCCACAGGTTTTACCATGAGCGGATTAGCTGCGGGACTATTCATCGGGGTCCTCTTGGGATTCCTGAATATCATTCCATACCTCGGCTCGATTATTGGCATCTTGATTATTGTCCCCACCGGCCTCTTCCAAGAAGGGGGAGGATGGATGCTCCTGCTCAAGTGCGGGGCGACAGTGATGATCACCCAAATGTTAGTCGATTGGTATTTTACCCCCAAAATCATGGGTAAACAAACAGGACTTCACCCAGTCGTCATTATTATTTCTATTTTCTTTTGGGGAACTGCGTTGCACGGGATTTTAGGAATGTTACTGGCTATTCCCCTGACGGCATTTCTCGTGACCGTCTGGCGTTTACTTCAAAGGAAATATATCAAACCCATCATTTGA
- a CDS encoding NAD-dependent epimerase/dehydratase family protein yields the protein MRLLIIGCGYLGTHLAQIARRETGAVVAGFARNSTTIIAWKGQGYEMYEGDVERPDTLPQIKQFAPTHVVYCVAGGRAGGSALYRRIYFEGLNHVLAVFREDVKKPQVFFISSTSVYPQKDGQWVDETSFAEPENETAQVLRQAEQLLLTGYSQGTVLRVAGIYGVGRAVLAAKIINSPSLIVDDNPRRWLNLIRVEDIASAIVSLARHPLSVGATINLCDNEPVALGEYYSWIRAQFSLPPVQFAPVPDKPLNKRISTRKLRETFGFQPQYPDFRVGLADVIRDF from the coding sequence ATGAGATTATTAATTATCGGTTGTGGATACCTCGGGACCCACCTTGCGCAAATTGCCCGCCGGGAGACAGGCGCGGTCGTGGCAGGATTTGCACGGAATTCTACTACGATTATAGCGTGGAAAGGTCAGGGCTACGAAATGTACGAAGGTGATGTCGAGCGTCCTGATACCCTCCCGCAAATCAAACAATTTGCTCCGACACATGTGGTTTATTGTGTGGCTGGCGGGAGGGCAGGGGGGAGTGCCCTTTACCGTAGGATTTATTTTGAAGGGCTCAACCACGTGTTGGCGGTATTCAGGGAGGACGTTAAAAAACCACAGGTCTTTTTCATCAGCAGCACATCCGTTTATCCCCAGAAAGACGGGCAATGGGTGGATGAGACTAGCTTTGCTGAACCCGAGAACGAAACGGCGCAGGTCCTCCGGCAGGCAGAACAATTACTCCTTACGGGGTATTCCCAAGGAACCGTGCTCAGGGTAGCTGGGATTTACGGGGTCGGCAGGGCTGTTTTGGCCGCGAAGATTATTAATAGTCCCTCCTTGATTGTGGATGATAACCCCCGGCGGTGGTTGAATCTGATCCGGGTCGAGGATATCGCCTCGGCGATTGTCAGCCTAGCCCGTCACCCCTTGTCAGTCGGGGCCACGATCAATCTTTGTGATAATGAGCCCGTGGCCTTAGGTGAATATTATTCCTGGATACGAGCGCAATTTTCATTACCGCCGGTGCAATTTGCTCCGGTGCCGGATAAGCCTCTGAATAAAAGAATCAGCACCCGCAAATTGCGTGAGACATTTGGATTCCAGCCGCAGTACCCGGATTTTCGCGTAGGCCTCGCCGACGTGATCCGGGATTTTTAA
- a CDS encoding DUF4173 domain-containing protein translates to MQTTSIPPAIPSLLLYDYPSCKSIYRITLTLLLMLLAGNTLLWGSSPGIGTGLFLFILGSSFFVTRIDLLKNPRITFSWILLTLGCIGFGISPRWESFFSASLLILFISGNMNTLVSTGTFSSIKNGGINLLFAPERWLWLTRHFNRIFPATGAFGIGGRKLLQYTFQIFLPAFLICGVFGLLLASSNVIMGSLLSQIMKTLADWLSLIEFPSLPRILFSIGLLTLSLGLLWPKIIHQTHSTHPVSETSCGQSKGDRIVALRYIVILLGVNLLYFTANTIDGLYLWLHQTVPEGINHSQFVHHGTYNLIVTVILAALLITFVSAKNRMATSPVIKDLSLLWIAQNLFLVSSVGLRVYLYIASYQWTLLRFYLIIFLLIVFLGFLWLSARVLFQKNLVWLVGKNVLTVFAMIYLLQFFNTKGFIASKNVNDYLDHQSAGFEKALDIYYLANLGPAAFPALISLSTHTPVHQEEIKRLIAQSLKKSRHDNWQSYHWSGNHNSSLAEKYLNGGI, encoded by the coding sequence ATGCAAACAACGTCCATCCCACCAGCCATTCCTTCACTTTTGCTCTATGACTATCCGTCATGTAAATCAATCTACCGGATCACCCTGACCCTCCTTTTAATGCTGCTAGCCGGAAACACCCTGCTTTGGGGCTCCTCTCCAGGAATAGGCACCGGGCTTTTCTTATTTATCCTTGGATCCAGTTTTTTTGTCACGCGCATCGATCTCCTCAAAAACCCAAGAATAACTTTTTCTTGGATACTGCTCACCCTCGGCTGCATTGGATTCGGGATTTCCCCGCGATGGGAAAGCTTTTTCAGTGCTAGTTTACTGATCCTCTTTATCTCCGGGAATATGAATACTCTCGTATCCACGGGGACTTTTTCATCAATAAAAAACGGGGGGATAAACCTCCTGTTTGCGCCGGAGCGCTGGCTGTGGTTGACCCGGCATTTTAACCGGATTTTCCCGGCCACAGGTGCTTTTGGGATAGGCGGTCGGAAACTTCTTCAATACACCTTTCAAATATTCCTCCCTGCTTTCCTTATTTGCGGGGTATTCGGTTTACTCCTGGCTTCATCAAATGTGATCATGGGCTCTCTTTTATCACAAATCATGAAGACCCTAGCCGACTGGCTCTCACTCATTGAATTCCCCTCGCTCCCAAGGATCCTCTTCAGCATCGGCCTCCTCACCTTGAGTCTGGGCTTACTCTGGCCAAAAATCATCCACCAAACCCATTCCACCCACCCTGTCTCAGAAACATCTTGTGGGCAGTCCAAGGGCGACCGGATTGTGGCTTTACGTTACATCGTGATTTTACTCGGGGTAAACTTGCTTTACTTTACCGCTAATACGATCGACGGACTTTATCTTTGGCTCCATCAAACTGTGCCTGAAGGGATCAACCATAGCCAATTTGTCCATCACGGTACTTATAACCTCATTGTCACCGTTATTCTCGCCGCCCTGCTCATTACATTTGTGTCGGCAAAGAACCGGATGGCGACCTCACCTGTGATCAAGGACTTAAGCCTGCTTTGGATCGCCCAAAATCTTTTCCTAGTCAGCAGTGTGGGTTTGCGGGTCTATCTTTATATCGCCTCCTATCAATGGACCCTGTTGAGGTTTTACCTCATTATCTTCCTGTTAATTGTTTTTTTAGGATTCCTCTGGTTATCGGCAAGGGTCCTTTTCCAGAAAAACCTCGTTTGGCTCGTGGGAAAAAATGTGCTCACTGTTTTCGCCATGATTTACCTGCTCCAGTTTTTTAATACAAAGGGCTTTATTGCCTCTAAAAATGTCAACGACTACCTGGATCACCAGTCAGCAGGTTTTGAGAAGGCATTGGACATTTACTATCTCGCAAACCTTGGCCCCGCTGCATTCCCTGCATTAATCTCTCTGTCCACCCATACCCCAGTCCACCAAGAAGAAATCAAACGTTTAATCGCGCAATCCCTTAAAAAGAGCCGTCACGATAACTGGCAAAGTTATCACTGGTCAGGGAATCACAATTCCTCACTCGCCGAAAAATACCTCAATGGCGGGATATGA
- a CDS encoding MFS transporter, with protein sequence MIQFISPYMVASVGLPEKQLFLIYLVGGGLTIFSSPMIGRLSDRFGKPKVFDILIVFSFVPILIVTHMGPSPLWSAPFSL encoded by the coding sequence GTGATCCAATTCATCAGCCCTTATATGGTGGCCAGTGTAGGACTCCCCGAAAAACAGCTTTTTTTGATTTATCTTGTCGGGGGAGGGTTGACGATTTTTTCTTCCCCGATGATCGGACGATTGTCTGACCGTTTCGGTAAACCAAAAGTATTTGATATCTTGATTGTTTTTTCCTTTGTCCCGATCCTCATCGTCACCCATATGGGGCCATCCCCCTTATGGTCTGCGCCTTTTTCTTTGTAG
- a CDS encoding class I SAM-dependent RNA methyltransferase, producing the protein MANSSLLGAMPEQTPQSPPLPYRFRAGAFVYHELVELQITRLDRMGQGVGESKDMAVVVPFTLPGERVRARVWGNFKDHAEADLLEVLEASPSRVKANCAVFGQCSGCQFQMLDYAAQIAWKKAVIEELFTASIGKLPVSVNEPIRSPKSFAYRSKITPHFSLPHVTGGSSPSSANKEDGRSSTGLQIGFMRNGPGSKIVDVESCPIATDKINAELPRLRAEVAAQIAQYKKGATLLLREVQEGVVTDPNTIVTEKVGDQLFRFPAREFFQNNPFILPQFAQYIVESAKSFGLPYLADIYCGSGFFSICAAESFEQVVGIEISEGSVRLARENAGLNHLNNVAFSAGDAAAVFEQIVFPPQKTVVLIDPPRKGCSDEFLRQLVQFAPAGIIYVSCGPESQARDCKQLLKAGYNLRSIQPFDLFPQTRHIENVVVMAK; encoded by the coding sequence ATGGCAAATTCCTCTTTATTAGGGGCTATGCCAGAGCAAACCCCGCAATCTCCCCCGTTGCCTTACCGTTTCCGTGCCGGGGCTTTTGTCTACCATGAGCTTGTGGAGTTGCAAATTACCCGGCTTGACCGGATGGGCCAAGGGGTGGGTGAATCTAAGGATATGGCTGTGGTCGTTCCTTTCACCCTTCCCGGGGAAAGAGTCAGGGCTCGGGTCTGGGGGAATTTTAAGGACCATGCTGAGGCTGATCTTTTAGAAGTCCTGGAGGCATCGCCTTCGAGGGTAAAAGCAAATTGCGCGGTTTTTGGTCAGTGCAGCGGGTGCCAATTCCAAATGCTCGATTACGCCGCGCAAATTGCTTGGAAAAAAGCGGTGATCGAGGAGCTTTTTACCGCATCAATCGGGAAATTGCCAGTGTCGGTCAATGAACCCATCCGTTCACCCAAATCCTTTGCTTACCGGTCTAAGATCACTCCCCATTTCAGTTTACCTCATGTTACAGGGGGCTCGTCCCCATCATCCGCTAACAAGGAGGATGGCCGGTCCAGTACGGGGTTGCAGATCGGATTTATGCGTAATGGGCCTGGATCAAAAATCGTGGATGTGGAAAGCTGCCCGATAGCCACCGATAAGATTAATGCAGAGCTTCCACGACTGCGGGCTGAAGTCGCCGCGCAAATTGCCCAGTACAAAAAGGGCGCAACCCTGCTCCTGCGTGAGGTACAGGAAGGAGTCGTGACTGATCCGAATACAATTGTGACTGAAAAAGTAGGGGATCAGCTTTTCCGTTTCCCCGCGAGGGAGTTTTTCCAAAATAACCCGTTTATCCTTCCGCAATTTGCGCAGTACATCGTGGAATCCGCAAAAAGCTTTGGGCTTCCCTACCTCGCAGATATTTATTGTGGGAGCGGATTTTTCAGTATTTGTGCGGCGGAAAGTTTTGAGCAAGTGGTGGGAATCGAAATCAGTGAGGGCTCCGTGCGACTTGCGCGGGAGAATGCGGGGTTAAATCATTTAAATAACGTGGCATTCTCCGCCGGGGACGCTGCGGCGGTTTTTGAGCAAATTGTTTTCCCCCCTCAGAAAACAGTGGTCTTGATCGACCCGCCGCGCAAAGGGTGCTCGGATGAATTCCTGCGCCAGCTTGTGCAATTTGCCCCGGCGGGAATTATTTACGTCTCCTGTGGCCCTGAGTCCCAAGCCCGCGATTGTAAACAGCTCCTCAAGGCCGGTTACAATCTCCGCTCCATCCAACCTTTTGACCTCTTTCCCCAGACACGGCATATCGAGAACGTGGTGGTGATGGCAAAATAA
- a CDS encoding fatty acid desaturase encodes MNTPHKINWYRCKVDKAVMSELMRTSDWKGLQQAILQLGLFVFTAAASYASYLYISQENWMWAVPLFLVIFFVHGTFSAFLGLTGPVHELCHKTPFKSKGLNEFFLKVYSFVSWTDYIGFRPSHVKHHQVTVHHDMDGEVVLPMTLSVSDWKLWMWAFGFNYMGAYGTIKDRIHDAITGKICFAWTRQVLPESNVKAWQEHTRFMRIMVVGQFALAILFIATGHWPLVFIVNLGTFWFAWLGILCGYTQHIGMQPDVPDFRLSCRTFTCSKLTGFLYWNMQYHVEHHMFPSVPFYNLPKLRKVIVNDLPPAPHGLWATWKEIISILKIQKRDPSYCFIAKLPSNNGDHVDDDILEGEAAARA; translated from the coding sequence ATGAATACGCCACATAAAATTAATTGGTACCGTTGTAAGGTCGACAAGGCCGTCATGAGCGAACTCATGAGAACCAGTGACTGGAAGGGGCTCCAACAAGCCATCCTCCAGCTCGGGCTCTTTGTTTTCACCGCGGCTGCGTCCTATGCCTCTTACCTTTATATCTCCCAGGAAAACTGGATGTGGGCAGTCCCCCTCTTTCTCGTCATTTTCTTTGTCCACGGGACTTTCAGCGCATTCCTCGGATTAACCGGGCCAGTGCATGAGCTTTGCCATAAAACACCTTTTAAATCCAAGGGCCTGAATGAATTTTTCCTTAAAGTCTATTCCTTTGTGAGCTGGACTGATTATATCGGATTCCGCCCAAGCCATGTCAAACACCACCAAGTCACAGTCCACCACGATATGGACGGGGAGGTCGTCTTACCCATGACTCTTTCGGTCTCTGACTGGAAACTCTGGATGTGGGCTTTCGGATTTAACTACATGGGCGCCTATGGGACCATCAAGGACCGTATCCATGATGCCATCACTGGGAAAATATGCTTCGCATGGACACGGCAAGTCCTGCCTGAATCCAATGTCAAAGCCTGGCAGGAGCACACCCGTTTTATGCGGATCATGGTCGTCGGACAGTTTGCTTTGGCCATCTTATTTATCGCCACGGGTCATTGGCCCCTGGTTTTTATCGTGAATCTCGGCACCTTCTGGTTTGCCTGGCTCGGGATCCTTTGCGGATACACCCAACATATCGGGATGCAACCCGATGTGCCTGATTTCCGCCTATCCTGCCGGACTTTTACTTGCAGTAAATTGACAGGATTCCTCTATTGGAATATGCAATACCATGTCGAGCACCACATGTTCCCGAGTGTTCCTTTTTACAATCTGCCCAAACTGCGGAAAGTCATTGTAAATGACCTCCCCCCAGCACCACACGGATTATGGGCGACATGGAAAGAAATTATCAGTATCTTAAAAATCCAAAAACGCGACCCATCATATTGTTTCATTGCCAAGCTCCCATCAAACAATGGGGATCATGTGGACGATGATATTCTTGAAGGGGAAGCCGCCGCAAGGGCGTAA